Genomic window (Ranitomeya variabilis isolate aRanVar5 chromosome 8, aRanVar5.hap1, whole genome shotgun sequence):
GGACCCCTCCATATGTAAAATGTACGGAGGCGACGGCGAGAGGAGACCCTCACATGTAACAGCTACACGGGACCCCCATATATGTAACATCTACACAGGACCCCTCCATATGTAAAATGTACGGAGGCGACGGCGAGAGACCCCCATATATAACATGTGCACGGGACCCTCATATATGTAACGTGTGCACAGGACCCCCATATATGTAACATCTACACCGGACCCCTCCATATGTAATGTATGCACGGGACCCCCATATATGTAACGTGTGCACGGCCCCCCATATATAACGTATGCACGGGACCCCCATATATGTAACATGTGCATGGGACCCCCATATATGTAACATCTACACCGGACCCCTCCATAAGTAACGTGTACACAGGACCCCCATATATGTAACATCTGCACAGGACCCCCATATATGTAACGTGTGCACGGCCCCCCATATATAATGTATGCACGGGACCCTCATATATGTAACGTGTGCACAGGACCCCTCCATATGTAACGTGTACACAGGACCCCCATATATAACGTATGCATGGGACCCCCATATATGTAACGTGTGCATGGGACCCCTCCATACGTAACGTGTACATAGAACCCCCCATACGTAACGTGCATTGTGCACGGGACCTCTCCATATGTAACATGTACACGGGACCCCCCATGTGTAACGTGCGCATGGGACCCCCCATGTGTAACGTGTGCATGGGACCCCTCATACGTAACTTGCACTGTGCACGGGACCCCCAAACGTAACATGTGCACGGGACCCCCATGTGTAACGTGTGCGCGCACACGGACCCCTGTACACTTATTCTACCTGAGGACACAGTATTGGGCGTCCCCTTCCACCCCAGGGTCAGTATTGGGGCCTCCCATACACTTATTCTACCCGAGGACACAATACTAGGCGTCCCCTTCCTCCCCAGGGTCATTATTGGGGCCTCCCATACACTTATTCTTCCCGAGGACACAGTATTGGGAGTCCCCTTCCTCCCCAGGGTCAGTATTGGGTCCTCCCGTACACGTATTCTACACGAGGACACAGTACTGGGCGTCCCCTTCCTCCCCAGGGTCAGTATTGGGGCCTCTCTGCTCCTGTGCGGTGACAGCTGTGGTCGTTATATGTCTTCTTCATGCCTCTTCCTCTTTCCTATTACTGACAGGGCGGCCGCTCCCGGCCATGTTGTGCTTGTGCCCCTTCATCGTCGTCCGGACCTCACTGCATCCTGTGCCGAGCTCCTGAACCAAACATGGCGGCGGAGTCTGGGGGCTCGTATGCACTCCCTAGAGCAGTCCTCGGAGGAGTTCCCAGTCTGTCTGGTGCTTATCGGGGCCCCAGAGGGCCCTGTCCTGGGTCACGCCAGACTTTGTAGGGTGGTGGGTCTCCCAAACAGCCTGTTTGTGGAGTCAGTGGTGGTCCACGCTGAACTACGTGGTAAAGGCTATGGCCGGAAGCTAATGGAGGCTACTGAGAGGTACGCAAGAGAAAAAGGTTTCCGGAACATGTACCTGACTACCCATGACAAGCAGCACTTCTACCAGCACCTGGGGTATCGCTTGTCAGAGCCTGTGCACAACATGGGCCGTCTGAACAGCCTGCTGCCTGCCGCCATGATCCAAAGGATGACAGCCTCTAACGCAAGCCCAGTGTCACACCACTACCCCATCTCCTCACCTGTATCTCCAGGACCTCCACTGTCaactccagctcctgatctctgccgCATGCTTCCAGCACCACCTGCTCCTGATCTCCGCTCCATGTGTCCACCAGCACCTGTTCCTGATCTCGGCTCCATGTCTCCACCACCTGCTCCTGATCTCGCCTCCATTTCTCCACCACCACCTGCTCCTAATCTCTGCTCCATGTCTCCACCACCACCTGCTCCTAATCTCTGCTCCATGTCTCCACCACCATCTGCTCCTAATCTCGGCTCCATGTCTCCACCACCATCTGCTCCTAATCTCGCCTCCAGGTCTCCACCACCACCTGCTCCTGACTTTGGCTCCATGTCTCAATCACCACCTTCTCCTGACCTCAGCTCCATGTCTCCTTCACCTGCTCCAGACCTCTGCTCCACATCACCAACTGGTCCTGATCTTTGTTCCATATCTCCACTTTTGACACCTCTTCCTAACTTCTACTCCAcatctccaccacctcctcctgatcTGTGCTCTATATCTCCTCCACTACCTCCTGACCTCTGCTCCATGtctccaccactgccacctcctccTGACCTCTGCTCCATGTCTTCATCATCTCCTCCTGACCGCTGTTCCACGTCTCCACCACTTGCTCCTCCTGACCTCTGCTGCACTTCACCACCTGCTCCCGACCTCTGCTCTATGTCTCCACCACCTCCTGACCTCTGCTCCACTTCACCACTTGCTCCTGACCTCTGCTGCACTTCTCCTCTACTACCTGCTTCTAACCTCTGCTCTGCATCTCCGCCATCACCTGCTCCTGGACCTTGGTCCACACCTCCTCCAGACCTCTGCTTCGCTCCTTCAACATCACCACATTCACCTGCTCCTTACATCGGCTTCGAGATTCCAACATCAACAACACTTCTTCCTGACCTCTGCTCCACACCTCGTCCACTGGCTACTCCTGAAACCTCTTCCATGCCACCACCTCCTCCTGGACTCTGCTCCATGCTGCCTTCTGGACGGTCGTCCACATCTCCACTACCTCCTTCTGGACCCTTCTCCATGCTGCCATCACCTTCTTTTGGACGGTCCTCCATGCCTCCACGACCTCCTCCTGGACCCTGTTCCgtgcctccaccacctcctcctagaCTCTGCTCTGAGCATCCACCactacctcctccaccaccacctcctccaccacctcctcccacaTCGCATCCATCTCTTCTAACAGCAGATCAGAGAAGAACTGGATTTTCCTTGCAGACTCCGTACCGGGACTTCCGTGGGGATCCAATATTTTGGATGAAAAAGTGTATCTGATGTGTATCTTGAGGCGCGGAGGACCCTGCAGGAGGTGAATATTCTGCAGACTCGCTCGTGCGTTCCTTACCCTACGTTCCTGAAGATACAGGGGCGCGTCCTGCCCTATGTACAGACGGTGTAAGAGTAGCCTGGAAAGGAAGAAAAGACCCCACACTTCTCAGTGCTGCATCTCTATCTCGAATCACGGCCCCTTGTCAAGTGCAGAGAAACTTTATAAACTTAAAGGGTGTAAACCGTTACCCCATATGCAGCAACATTTTCTTCATCTTCTGTTAGAGACGTCCTGTTAGTAATAAATCGGCTGCTTTGTGTCTCACCAAGGATTAAGGTTACGTCTTGATTTGTTCTAACTGCCCTATCGGAGCTGGGGGAGGGGAGGATTGATTGGGGGGCAGGTTTGGACATTATTTTACGGATCCTATCTACGATATGTACTGTTTTAGCTTTTCTTGTAGGAGCCTAATCTCATAGCTTATCTTCAGCTCTGCACACATCCAGAGCAGCAATCACACTTCTGATGGTTTATGGTGAGCTCCTGGGTTGCAGGACTGGCATTGTTGTGCTGCCCCCAGAGGTTCACGGTTTGGAAAAAGCGTTGCTGCTCTGTATTCTGAAAGGGATCATTAGTCAATTTTTGAAAAGTCTCGAGATATTTgctcaaattgtacaactttttgtGCTAAAGTCACAAGAAAAGTTAGACAAAATTTAAAGAGCATTTTTTAGTTTGTGCAAACTTCATGAATCATATGcgacattttgaagaatttggtgcaaaagttCTCGAAAAACatgagacaaaaaaagaaaagtaacttcaaagaaactgcaaatgatgaattgggagcgTAACTTAAACACCAGACGGCAAGATGACGGAACCCACCGGCTGCTCAAATTAAAGGAACccatgatcaggattgtgctcagtgactacagacagtgtcaggtcggtgccgttatactgattacagtgatacctgtgatcaggattgtgctcagtgactacagacagtgtcaggtcggtgccgttatactgattacactgatacctgtgatcaggattgtgctcagcgactacagtgtcaggtcggtgccgttatactgattacactgatacctgtgatcaggattgtgctcagtgactacagacagtgtcaggtcggtgcagttatactgattacactgatacctgtgatcactgacctgacactgtagttactgagcacaatcctgatcataggtatcagtgtaatcagtataactgcaccgacctgacactctgtagtcactgagcacaatcctgatcacagatatcagtgtaatcagtataaccgcaccaacctgacactgtctgtagtcattgagcacaatcctggacacaggtatcagtgtaatcagtataactgcaccaacctgacactgtctgtagtcactgagcacaatcctgatcacaggtatcagtgtaatcagtataacagcactgacctgacactgtctgtagtcactgagtacaatcctgatcacaggtatcagtgtaatcagtataacggcaccgaccagacagtgtctgtagtcactgagcacaatcctgatcacaggtatcagtgtaatcagtataacagcaccgacctgacactgtctgtagtcactgagcacaatcctgatcacagatatcagtgtaatcagtataacagcactgacctgacactgtctgtagtcactgagcacaatcctgatcacagatatcagtgtaatcagtataacggcactgacctgacactgtctgtagtcactgagcacagtcctgatcacaggtatcagtataacagcaccgacctgacacttcctgtagtcactgagcacaatcctgatcacaggtatcagtgtaatcagtataacggcaccgacctgacactgcctgtagtcactgagcacaatcctgatcacaggtatcagtgtaatcagtataacggcaccgacctgacactgactgtagtcactgagcacaatcctgatcacaggtatcagtgtaatcagtataactgcaccgacctgacactgtctgtagtcactgagcacaatcctgatcacaggtatcagtgtaatcagtataactgcaccgacctgacactgtctctagtcactgagcacaatcctgctgactgattccctttaagcaagacgccctacactgtgttccaaatgattctgcacatagagtttaggagtgataaggttagaatttttttgtttgtcatgtaaactcattgctggtgatgtgtgtcagggctctttatatcactgaattgcagatacctgtgcacattagtttggccggtgtgtccaaataacggcaagactacttaagaaggctgttccacattattaagcagcctacatttgtggccaaaatgggaaagaaaaaggatgtgtcggctgctgagaagcaacaaattgtggagtatttaggtcaaggcatgactacaatcaacattgccaagacacttcatcgtgatcatcgcacaatcaagaagtatgtagctgattcccagcacacacgtgtgcgtgctgataaggaaaaattgaggacactttccaacaggcaattgtgtaaggttaaaagagcagctgcaaaaatgcctggtcatagcagcagacaagtttttgaagctgctggtgcctccaacgtccccagaacaacaagatgcagggtccttcagaggtttgcagctgtgcgtaagccatcctgccgaccacctctatccactgcaacaagcagaaacggctccagtgggccaaacgagacatgaagactgacttccaaactgttttgttcaccgatgagtgccgtgcaatgctcgatggtccagatggatggagtggaggatggctggttgatggacaccccatgaaaacacggctaaggcgccaacaaggaggaggtggagtaatgttttgggctggaatcatggggagagagattgtcggcccctttatgatccctgaaggggtaaagatgaactccataatctatgtggagtttctaaaacaacacttcctgccatggttcaagaggaagaaccgtgctttccgcagcaagatcattttcatgcaggataatgcaccgtctcatgctgcaaaaaacacatctgcatctctggctgctatgggcataaaagaggacaaacttatggtgtggccaccatcttcccctgacctcaaccccatggagaacctctggagcatcatcagaaggagcgtctatgatggcgggaggcagttcacatctaagcaacagctctgggagggtattctgtccacatgcaaaacaattgacgcagaaaccatccaaaaactgacaaattcaatggacgagagcgttcagaagcttctttcgaacaaggggtcctatgtgcaagtgtaacatcacctagaataaagtttcacttgaaaactgtttgatttcattctgtaataagctgataatgcttataacttcacaattggccatttgtttggtcaaaataataaaaaaggttgaaaactctgctgtgcataataatttggaacatgcattttcagtgtttattttttgtaaaaagatcctgttttcataggcagtttgttccaaaacattgcaattatactagaatagtagatgactgcaaaataacaatgactgcaattcagataggtaatttagaggaaATAGGAGGAAAtagtatttgcataataatttggaacactgtagtTTAACGATTGAACACCACACCGTGTCATctttttacaaaacttttttttttttcacaaaaattaatccTTATATTAAACCTAAGTGTAAACACCCGATAATAGGAATGTGCGATAGTGTGTAGGGTTCGTCTTCGCATCTTGTCACATTGGGCGATGAAGCGTTTTCCTCCTCTCCCGTTTAGCGGTCTGCGTGGTGTGAATGTGCTCGTGACTTCTGATGGCGCTGCTCTCTGGTCGCTCCTCTCACCTGCTTATTGGCGGAGGTAATAGGGAACAATGGCGCCGTCCCAAGAGGACGGGGACAGATCCTGCTGAGATCTCACCATGGCTGTGGTTTTGGGTTTGGCGGTGTGCTTCATAGGTCCACGAGGTGGTGGTCGCTCATCAGACCATTCATTCATCGCTCTGCAGTGTCCCTGCACCGTGAGGACCCCCGGACTTACTGAGACTCTTGTCTCCTGAATTCGCGATGCACAGAATCGGAGTCAAGCCTTTCAGTGAGTGCACGAAGCAGAGAGTCCTGGTGTCCTGCAAATGGCACAGAATAGACATTACTCCAAAATGATAAAGAACCTtatagtcacctccagagctgcgctcactattctgctgttacatcatgccttatagtcacctccagagctgcgctcactattctgctgttacatcatgccttatagtcacctccagagctgcgctcactattctgctattaCATCATGCCTTATCCtttagtcacctccagagctgcggtcacttttctgctgttacatcatgtcttatcctgcagtcacctccagagctgcggtcactcttCTGCGGGTTACATCAGGTGTTATCCTCCAGTCACTTTCAGaactgcacccactattctgctgtttcatcgtgtcttatccttcagagctgcagtcactattctgctgtttcaTCGTGTCTTATCCTGCAGTCACCTCCAGTCACTGTTCTgcggttacatcatgtcttatccttcagagctgcagtcactattctgctgtttcatcgtgtcttatcctgcagtcacctccagagctgcagtcactattctgcggttacatcatgtcttatccttcagagctgcagtcactattctgctgtttcatcgtgtcttatcctgcagtcacctccagagctgcagtcactattctgctgttacatcgtgtcttatcctgcagtcacctccagagctgcggtcactattctgcggttacatcatgtcttatccttcagagctgcagtcactattctgctgttacatcgtgtcttatcctgcaGTCACCTCCAGACCTGCAGTCACTGTTCTgcggttacatcatgtcttatccttcagagctgcagtcactattctgctgttacatcgtgtcttatcctgcaGTCACCTCCAGACCTGCAGTCACTGTTCTgcggttacatcatgtcttatccttcagagctgcagtcactattctgctgttacatcgtgtcttatcctgcagtcacctccagagctgcggtcactgttctgcggttacatcatgtcttatccttcagagctgcagtcactattctgcggttacatcatgtcttatccttcagagctgcagtcactattctgctgttacatcgtgtcttatcctgcagtcacctccagagctgcggtcactattctgcggttacatcatgtcttatccttcagagctgcagtcactattctgctgttacatcgtgtcttatcctgcagtcacctccagagctgcagtcactgttctgcagttacatcatgtcttatccttcagagctgcagtcactattctgctgttacatcgtgtcttatcctgcagtcacctccagagctgcagtcactgttcTGCAGTTACATCATGTGTTATCcttcagagctgcagtcactattctgctgttacatcgtgtcttatcctgcagtcacctccagagctgcggtcactattctgcagTTACATCAGTGTTATCCTGCAGTCACAATCTCTAGTTACATCATATGTTCTACActgttcacacccagagctgcagtcCTATTTCTGCAGATGGACACCCTCCAGGTTTAGCGCAGCAGTTTCTGGAGACGTTGCGTTATCCGCCCCACGTCCCTCCGTCTCCCATGCTGCGGTACAGGACCAGCTGGAGCTCTGAGGTTCTTCAACTAGAATTGTGATTTCAGCTCTGGCTGTGAGCGGAGCACGATCCCTCCGTCCCGACTACTCACCATAACTGTGCAGAACGTAGAGGATGAGGCTCATGTTCACAAGGGAAATGactatgaggagaaggaggagagcgTCCGTACAGGGGGCTGCACATCTCCGGGGGGCTGGGGGGTCCGCGCTCAGAGATTTTGCTCTGTGTCCATCTAATATAAAGAGATGGCGCATGAGCTGGGAGCGCAGAACCTCACCGAAGTGATGGAAATGAGTCTGTCACAGAGAAAACGAACTAGATCTCAGACCTgacgaggccggtgtacttactctgGAAATCCAGGTCAGAACGGCTGCTGTGTAATCCTCACATTACAATGAACCGATTAGGTCGCGAAACCTTCACGAAGGATTATACGGCATTCTGGCACAGATCTTCACAGTAAGTACAGCAGCCTCACCAGGTCTAAGCAATCTTCTTAATGTGGTTGTATGTAGTCTCTCACCAGATCTGCTGGAACCTCAGTAATGGCGCTCTAGGGATTTTTGCAGACAGAAAtgttcccattcactgacagcaagcagggcaAGAAAGAGGGCGAGAACCGCAGCAGCCGGGCGGCGATACCAatcagcaaccaatcagagcacagcgtTCATACCTAAACTGCTGTGCTAAAGTGAGAgccgcgctgtgattggttgctatgggtaacgaAGGAGCCACGTGCCATGCAGAAGTAGATGACCctgcctgctgggagttgtagtcctgcaGTACACCAGTAGCTGTTTGTGGTGGTACTCACCTTCCTCTTGTAGGGTCTCCGTGTCTGGGGGGACGCTGTGCAGGTCACTGATGGAGTCCACGGCCAGCAGACACACGTTACCCCGAGCTGCACCGGCAGCCGGTCGCAGGGCGCAGATGGGCACGTTAGCCATGAGGCCGGCGACTGACGGTACCAAGATGGAGGAGCAGAGGGTCCGGGGAGCGCCGCCTGCAACATGGAGGCTATAAATAGCAGCAGAGGAACGTCCCCCACCGGATACATACCAGCCACCCACAGACGGCAGCAAGTACAGGGTCCgcatctgggaaagctgggtgacctccGCCCTGACCACCGCCAGCAGCAGAGCCCAGGATGTATCCCACCATAACAGAGACATCTGCCACACAGGAGcctgggaaagctggatgacatcCGCCCTCACCACCACCAGCAGAGCCCAGGAAATCTGCCACACAGGAGcctgggaaagctggatgacatcCGC
Coding sequences:
- the LOC143787911 gene encoding uncharacterized protein LOC143787911 isoform X3 yields the protein MANVPICALRPAAGAARGNVCLLAVDSISDLHSVPPDTETLQEEDGHRAKSLSADPPAPRRCAAPCTDALLLLLIVISLVNMSLILYVLHSYGHQDSLLRALTERLDSDSVHREFRRQESQ
- the LOC143787911 gene encoding uncharacterized protein LOC143787911 isoform X2, translating into MSWALLAVVRADVIQLSQAPVWQISWALLAVMREDVIQLFQAPVWQISWALLAVVRADVIQLSQAPVWQISWALLVVVRADVIQLSQAPVWQMSLLWWDTSWALLLAVVRAEVTQLSQMRTLYLLPSVGGWYVSGGGRSSAAIYSLHVAGGAPRTLCSSILVPSVAGLMANVPICALRPAAGAARGNVCLLAVDSISDLHSVPPDTETLQEEGHQDSLLRALTERLDSDSVHREFRRQESQ
- the LOC143787911 gene encoding uncharacterized protein LOC143787911 isoform X1, yielding MSWALLAVVRADVIQLSQAPVWQISWALLAVMREDVIQLFQAPVWQISWALLAVVRADVIQLSQAPVWQISWALLVVVRADVIQLSQAPVWQMSLLWWDTSWALLLAVVRAEVTQLSQMRTLYLLPSVGGWYVSGGGRSSAAIYSLHVAGGAPRTLCSSILVPSVAGLMANVPICALRPAAGAARGNVCLLAVDSISDLHSVPPDTETLQEEDGHRAKSLSADPPAPRRCAAPCTDALLLLLIVISLVNMSLILYVLHSYGHQDSLLRALTERLDSDSVHREFRRQESQ
- the NAA80 gene encoding N-alpha-acetyltransferase 80 — translated: MKESEEAGAAAPGHVVLVPLHRRPDLTASCAELLNQTWRRSLGARMHSLEQSSEEFPVCLVLIGAPEGPVLGHARLCRVVGLPNSLFVESVVVHAELRGKGYGRKLMEATERYAREKGFRNMYLTTHDKQHFYQHLGYRLSEPVHNMGRLNSLLPAAMIQRMTASNASPVSHHYPISSPVSPGPPLSTPAPDLCRMLPAPPAPDLRSMCPPAPVPDLGSMSPPPAPDLASISPPPPAPNLCSMSPPPPAPNLCSMSPPPSAPNLGSMSPPPSAPNLASRSPPPPAPDFGSMSQSPPSPDLSSMSPSPAPDLCSTSPTGPDLCSISPLLTPLPNFYSTSPPPPPDLCSISPPLPPDLCSMSPPLPPPPDLCSMSSSSPPDRCSTSPPLAPPDLCCTSPPAPDLCSMSPPPPDLCSTSPLAPDLCCTSPLLPASNLCSASPPSPAPGPWSTPPPDLCFAPSTSPHSPAPYIGFEIPTSTTLLPDLCSTPRPLATPETSSMPPPPPGLCSMLPSGRSSTSPLPPSGPFSMLPSPSFGRSSMPPRPPPGPCSVPPPPPPRLCSEHPPLPPPPPPPPPPPPTSHPSLLTADQRRTGFSLQTPYRDFRGDPIFWMKKCI